Proteins encoded by one window of Sorangium aterium:
- a CDS encoding sigma factor-like helix-turn-helix DNA-binding protein: MATVSDSELEIFSLDGADAAEGDRDPGGSTEPVVEGALALQADPAESGNAITREQRRSRRKREIRARTISVKRMTKRELEIGRMLYPETDYYKPRARAECVDGPRPCPYVSCQHHLYLDVSARTGAIKLNFPDLEVWDMNETCALDVADRGGTTLEDVGAIMNLTRERIRQVEVKALAKLEALKDMSALRDYVDEGPVGKRRLPVLAQPDEDEDEDEDEDEATSADGEDEDEGLEATRAGRTAELEDAGDFDGGE, translated from the coding sequence ATGGCGACGGTGTCTGACAGCGAGCTCGAGATCTTCAGCCTGGACGGTGCGGATGCGGCGGAGGGCGATCGCGACCCCGGGGGCTCGACGGAGCCCGTCGTGGAGGGCGCGCTCGCGCTCCAGGCGGACCCCGCGGAGTCGGGGAACGCCATCACGCGCGAGCAGCGCAGGTCGCGGCGGAAGCGCGAGATCCGGGCGCGGACGATCAGCGTCAAGCGCATGACCAAGCGCGAGCTCGAGATCGGCCGGATGCTCTACCCCGAGACCGATTACTACAAGCCGCGGGCCCGCGCCGAGTGCGTCGACGGTCCGAGGCCGTGCCCGTACGTCTCGTGCCAGCACCACCTCTATCTCGACGTCTCCGCCAGGACGGGCGCCATCAAGCTGAACTTCCCCGATCTCGAGGTCTGGGACATGAACGAGACGTGCGCGCTCGACGTCGCGGATCGCGGCGGCACGACGCTCGAGGACGTGGGGGCGATCATGAACCTGACCCGCGAGCGGATCCGCCAGGTCGAGGTCAAGGCGCTCGCGAAGCTAGAGGCGCTGAAGGACATGTCGGCGCTGCGCGATTACGTCGACGAGGGTCCTGTCGGCAAGCGCCGGCTCCCCGTGCTGGCCCAGCCGGATGAGGACGAGGACGAGGACGAGGACGAGGACGAGGCCACGAGCGCGGACGGCGAGGACGAGGACGAGGGCCTCGAGGCGACCCGCGCCGGGCGTACGGCCGAGCTCGAGGACGCCGGCGACTTCGACGGCGGGGAGTGA